A single Triticum dicoccoides isolate Atlit2015 ecotype Zavitan chromosome 2A, WEW_v2.0, whole genome shotgun sequence DNA region contains:
- the LOC119354674 gene encoding uncharacterized protein LOC119354674, which yields MEKESLVADAGPSRYLVTSMLDSLAEFRNIPFYTNNLKYPWEEDEEEIKANEYDGIDYNKVSSKPWPSMPYRSSKRRGGRGSNSVDPQHGKWPHRKKVDSPQPLLTSEEVLRVRLDMYNLKESQNSEESLFNCLTSKEELKVNFPHTMTYYYHSIRDGLKAKSYPHFFHQFVGKFSSPCCNYIEPTTLEGDLQYIDFFDKLMESARYRETKDGVLAKAIVIANKFFQKMLFFQIRIAVDEYLQLMHHLEKMAQRHKLYYYIVHEELIEKKERKAIFKHIQEGRVRLFYDLTEFAALELEDCEYTVQDTVERLKELTGGKSPPKKSIKDGTYKRRICNEIDKLFPREIELYTSFLKQKMKTAEEHNVIPKGTCERFRSLSNFESREKELELSMCVTCYFSVKGFVYDTAEGT from the exons ATGGAGAAGGAATCTTTGGTGGCTGACGCAGGTCCTAGTAGGTACCTTGTGACCTCAATGCTGGACAGTCTTGCTGAATTCCGTAACATACCCTTCTATACGAATAATTTAAAGTATCCctgggaggaagatgaggaggagattAAGGCGAATGAATACGATGGAATTGATTATAATAAAGTATCGAGCAAACCATGGCCATCCATGCCATATAGATCTagtaagagaagagggggaagaggaAGCAATTCTGTTGATCCCCAACATGGGAAATGGCCTCACCGCAAGAAAGTGGATTCGCCGCAACCGCTCTTAACTAGTGAAGAAGTTCTTCGTGTTCGTTTGGACATGTACAATTTGAAAGAATCTCAGAATTCAGAAGAGTCCCTCTTCAATTGCCTCACATCTAAGGAGGAGCTGAAGGTCAACTTCCCTCACACCATGACATACTATTATCATTCCATTCGTGACGGCCTGAAAGCAAAGTCTTACCCTCACTTCTTTCACCAATTTGTTGGGAAG TTTTCATCTCCATGCTGTAACTATATTGAACCTACGACTCTGGAAGGTGATTTGCAATACATCGATTTCTTTGACAAACTAATGGAGTCAGCGAGGTACAGAGAGACCAAAGACGGGGTGCTAGCCAAGGCTATTGTCATTGCAAACAAGTTTTTCCAAAAAATGCTGTTTTTTCAAATTAGGATTGCTGTTGATGAGTACTTACAGCTCATGCATCATCTCGAGAAGATGGCGCAGAGGCATAAGCTGTACTATTACATTGTGCATGAAGAGCTAATTGAGAAAAAGGAGCGTAAAGCTATTTTCAAGCACATCCAAGAAGGAAGAGTTCGTTTATTCTATGATCTTACCGAGTTTGCTGCTCTAGAGTTGGAGGATTGTGAATATACTGTACAAGACACG GTCGAACGTCTTAAAGAACTTACTGGTGGTAAG TCTCCTCCAAAGAAAAGCATCAAAGATGGCACTTACAAAAGGCGTATCTGTAATGAGATCGATAAGCTG TTCCCAAGAGAAATCGAGCTTTATACGTCTTTTCTCAAACAGAAAATGAAGACAGCTGAAGAACACAATGTTATACCCAAG GGAACTTGTGAACGTTTCCGTAGTTTATCTAACTTTGAGTCAAGAGAGAAAGAACTAGAGCTATCTATGTGTGTCACCTGCTATTTCTCAGTGAAAGGATTTGTTTATGATACTGCAGAAGGGACCTGA